Proteins co-encoded in one Flavobacterium sp. M31R6 genomic window:
- the sppA gene encoding signal peptide peptidase SppA → MRFLGNVMATIIGIFIFFMLFFFGIVLIGALFGGESEGVEIKKNSVIELDLKNISNDYAGKYKDPWIDVFSEKKNIGLTDIINAIAVAKTDSDIKGISILNQDSELGLAQSKELREALNDFKKSGKFVMAYANNYTQRDYYLNSVANTIYLNPAGDLDFKGLSTEIMFFKDFQEKSGVKMEVIRHGKYKSAVEPFLENKMSDANREQTTALLNSVWSSVLADISESRHISTSRLNEIATGLLARTPEMAKANKLIDIVAYEDVYHDAIKKALKVAGDEDYNKVSITDYAQKVATTSIISDSDNQIAVIYAQGEIQGGEGDVNVIGEGSMRRSLQEARKDKDIKAIVLRVDSPGGSALTSDLIWREIELTKKVKPVVVSMGNYAASGGYYIACNANTIFAERNTITGSIGVFGVLPNLSQLTTKIGINTEQVMTNENANYSPFVPLNEKFKAVTLEGIEKVYKTFVTHVAEGRKMTFAQVDSIAQGRVWTGTEAKRIGLVDKIGNLNDALKEAATLAKIRDYSTQNFPVYEKDFSDIFSKFPFAKSKEDLIKGEIGEENYFILQQIKKIQMQKGIQARMPFEISIH, encoded by the coding sequence ATGAGATTTTTAGGAAATGTGATGGCTACCATTATTGGTATTTTTATTTTTTTTATGTTGTTTTTCTTTGGGATAGTACTCATAGGAGCATTATTTGGAGGAGAGTCAGAAGGTGTTGAGATCAAAAAAAATTCAGTTATAGAATTAGACCTGAAGAATATTTCCAATGATTATGCCGGTAAATACAAAGACCCATGGATAGATGTCTTTTCTGAGAAAAAAAACATTGGACTTACCGATATCATTAATGCCATAGCTGTTGCAAAAACAGACAGTGATATTAAAGGAATATCTATTTTGAATCAAGATTCTGAACTAGGATTGGCTCAAAGCAAAGAATTGAGAGAAGCATTGAATGATTTCAAAAAATCAGGAAAATTTGTTATGGCCTACGCCAATAATTATACACAGAGAGATTATTACCTAAACTCAGTTGCCAACACTATCTATTTGAATCCTGCCGGTGATCTTGATTTTAAAGGATTATCTACTGAAATAATGTTCTTTAAAGATTTCCAGGAAAAATCTGGAGTTAAAATGGAAGTCATTCGTCACGGAAAATACAAAAGTGCCGTTGAACCTTTCCTTGAAAACAAAATGAGTGATGCCAATAGAGAGCAAACCACTGCCTTGCTAAACTCTGTTTGGAGCTCCGTTCTTGCCGATATTTCGGAAAGTCGCCACATATCTACTTCTAGATTGAATGAAATCGCAACCGGTTTATTGGCACGTACCCCAGAAATGGCCAAAGCAAACAAACTTATTGACATTGTTGCCTATGAAGACGTTTATCATGATGCTATCAAAAAAGCTTTGAAAGTAGCTGGCGATGAAGACTACAACAAAGTATCAATAACCGATTATGCGCAAAAAGTAGCAACAACATCCATAATTTCAGACTCAGACAATCAAATTGCCGTAATTTATGCGCAAGGAGAAATTCAAGGTGGTGAAGGCGATGTCAACGTAATAGGCGAAGGCTCAATGCGTCGTTCATTACAAGAAGCCAGAAAAGACAAAGATATAAAAGCCATCGTACTTCGCGTTGACAGTCCTGGAGGAAGCGCCTTGACATCTGATTTAATTTGGAGAGAAATTGAACTAACCAAAAAAGTAAAACCAGTTGTTGTATCTATGGGAAATTATGCCGCTTCTGGAGGATATTATATTGCCTGTAATGCAAATACCATTTTTGCAGAAAGAAACACAATAACAGGATCAATTGGAGTTTTTGGAGTTTTACCAAACCTTAGTCAGTTAACAACAAAAATTGGAATCAATACGGAACAAGTAATGACCAATGAAAATGCTAATTACAGTCCATTTGTTCCTTTGAACGAAAAATTCAAAGCAGTAACCCTAGAAGGCATAGAGAAAGTGTACAAAACATTTGTGACTCATGTTGCCGAAGGACGAAAAATGACATTTGCACAAGTAGATTCTATAGCTCAAGGCCGCGTTTGGACCGGTACTGAAGCCAAAAGAATTGGTTTGGTGGACAAAATTGGGAATTTAAATGACGCCTTAAAAGAAGCTGCAACATTGGCAAAAATCAGAGATTATTCTACACAAAACTTTCCGGTTTACGAAAAAGATTTTAGCGATATCTTTTCCAAATTCCCTTTTGCAAAATCAAAAGAAGATTTAATCAAAGGCGAAATTGGAGAAGAAAATTATTTTATTTTGCAGCAAATTAAAAAAATTCAAATGCAAAAAGGAATCCAAGCCAGAATGCCTTTTGAAATTTCAATTCACTAA
- a CDS encoding AsmA-like C-terminal region-containing protein: MLKKILKIVGITLVVLVASLFAIPYFFKDQIKAKITEAINEKVDAKVSFSDADLSLFKNFPKATVTLDKLLIINKAPFEGDTLVSLGELNLKMSIKELFKGKDEAMQIEGITSKNGFINIIFNKDGIGNFDIALKDDKPEEKGKSKPLSLKIQKYQIENFKFQYFDQASQMRMVIDSLNHEGTGDFSNSKLDLNTKSTAKVSFDMGKINYMKNVSLSLDAVLGIDLEKSKYTFKENKALINQLPLEFDGFIQLVDAGQVYDLKFKTPTSSFKNFLGLIPAAYSSSLEGVKTTGDFTVSGFAKGMLTDTTIPKFNIAIASNNSSFQYPSLPKSVQSIIIDTKIVNETGLMNDTYVNLDKLSFRIDQDVFNAKANIKNISTNALVDAALKGTINLANLSKAYPIKLDKPLTGILKADVTTKFDMASVEKSQYQNINNAGTIGLTGFNYADANGKNMTISNALVQFNPSQVHLKQFNAKTGKSDLSVTGVLDNFYGFLFRKQELKGNFNLSSNQLAVSDFMTTSTAPAATGTTEATTAKTKKSEPLKIPAFLNCTLTAKANTVLYDNLTLKDVSGKMIIKDEKVTLENVKTSIFGGNIGASGSVSTKGKTPIFDMNLNLNQVDIQQSFTQLDMLKKIAPIAGIVNGKINTTIKLNGNLDATEMTPDLKTISGDLIGQLLSTTINSNNSTLLTALTSNLKFIDLNKVNLNDIKAALTFKDGKVNVKPFEIKYQDIKAVVAGTHGFDQSMDYNIKFNVPAKYLGKEANAYISKMSPADAAKFDNIPVTALMTGSFSSPKISTDMKTVMTNLTMQLAKQQSDKLLKKGSSALDKYLNTNAKPSTDTTKTNAQNAQKEDIKKKAGDLINGLFKKKKPAEPAAP, translated from the coding sequence ATGCTAAAGAAAATTTTAAAAATCGTTGGAATTACATTGGTAGTGCTAGTCGCTTCCCTATTTGCCATTCCGTATTTCTTTAAAGATCAAATAAAAGCCAAAATTACCGAAGCCATCAACGAAAAAGTAGATGCAAAAGTTTCCTTTTCCGATGCCGATTTGAGTCTGTTCAAAAATTTTCCTAAAGCGACAGTTACACTGGATAAATTATTGATCATCAACAAGGCTCCTTTTGAAGGAGACACTTTGGTTTCATTAGGCGAATTGAACCTTAAAATGTCCATCAAAGAATTGTTTAAGGGCAAGGATGAAGCCATGCAAATTGAAGGAATCACGTCCAAAAACGGTTTCATCAACATCATATTCAACAAAGACGGGATCGGGAATTTTGACATTGCCTTGAAAGACGATAAACCCGAAGAAAAAGGAAAAAGCAAACCTCTGTCATTGAAAATACAGAAATATCAAATTGAGAATTTCAAGTTCCAATACTTTGACCAAGCTTCGCAAATGAGAATGGTCATTGACAGCTTGAATCACGAAGGAACTGGAGATTTTAGCAACTCAAAATTGGATTTAAACACCAAGTCAACAGCTAAAGTATCATTTGATATGGGCAAAATCAATTACATGAAGAATGTTTCCTTGTCACTAGATGCGGTTCTTGGGATTGATTTAGAGAAAAGCAAATACACTTTTAAGGAGAACAAAGCTTTAATCAATCAATTGCCGTTAGAGTTTGACGGTTTTATACAATTGGTCGATGCGGGACAAGTCTATGATTTGAAATTCAAAACCCCGACTTCCTCATTCAAGAACTTCTTGGGATTGATTCCGGCTGCTTATTCTTCCAGTTTAGAAGGTGTAAAAACGACAGGAGATTTTACGGTTAGCGGTTTTGCAAAAGGAATGCTAACAGACACCACCATTCCAAAATTCAACATTGCCATAGCTTCCAATAACAGTTCTTTTCAATATCCAAGCTTACCAAAATCAGTTCAAAGCATTATTATTGACACTAAGATTGTAAACGAAACTGGGCTAATGAATGATACTTATGTTAATCTTGATAAGCTCTCCTTCCGAATAGACCAAGATGTTTTTAATGCAAAAGCTAACATCAAAAACATCAGCACCAATGCTTTGGTTGATGCCGCTTTGAAAGGAACCATAAACTTAGCCAATCTTTCTAAAGCCTATCCTATCAAACTGGACAAACCGCTTACCGGAATTTTGAAAGCGGATGTAACGACCAAATTCGATATGGCTTCGGTAGAAAAAAGCCAATACCAAAACATAAACAATGCGGGAACCATCGGTTTGACCGGATTCAATTATGCTGACGCCAATGGTAAAAATATGACTATCAGTAATGCATTAGTTCAATTCAACCCAAGCCAGGTGCATTTGAAACAATTCAATGCCAAAACAGGAAAAAGTGACCTAAGCGTAACGGGTGTTTTGGATAATTTTTATGGTTTCCTGTTCAGAAAACAAGAGCTAAAAGGTAATTTCAACCTGTCTTCAAACCAACTTGCTGTTAGTGATTTCATGACAACCAGCACTGCTCCTGCGGCTACAGGAACAACTGAAGCCACAACTGCAAAAACAAAGAAATCAGAACCATTAAAAATACCAGCTTTCTTAAATTGTACGCTTACCGCAAAAGCCAATACGGTTTTGTATGACAACCTTACTCTAAAAGATGTGTCGGGAAAAATGATTATAAAAGACGAGAAAGTTACGTTGGAAAATGTAAAAACGTCAATTTTTGGTGGAAATATAGGCGCCAGTGGATCCGTTTCCACAAAAGGAAAAACACCAATTTTCGACATGAATTTAAACCTGAACCAAGTTGATATTCAACAAAGTTTCACCCAATTGGATATGTTGAAAAAAATAGCTCCAATTGCCGGAATCGTAAATGGAAAAATAAACACTACCATCAAATTGAACGGAAATCTAGATGCCACTGAAATGACTCCAGATTTGAAAACAATCTCAGGTGATTTGATTGGGCAATTACTTTCTACAACCATAAACTCGAACAATTCGACTTTGTTAACAGCATTGACCTCCAATTTGAAATTTATTGATTTAAACAAAGTGAATCTTAATGACATCAAAGCAGCTCTTACTTTTAAAGACGGAAAAGTAAACGTAAAACCATTTGAGATTAAATACCAAGACATAAAGGCGGTTGTTGCTGGTACGCATGGTTTTGACCAAAGTATGGATTACAACATCAAGTTTAATGTTCCTGCCAAATACCTTGGTAAAGAAGCCAATGCCTATATCTCAAAAATGTCGCCCGCGGATGCTGCCAAATTTGACAACATTCCTGTAACGGCATTGATGACTGGGTCATTCAGCAGTCCGAAAATCTCGACGGATATGAAAACGGTAATGACCAACTTAACGATGCAATTGGCCAAACAACAATCAGATAAATTGCTTAAAAAAGGAAGTTCAGCATTGGATAAATACCTAAACACCAACGCAAAACCAAGCACTGACACAACAAAAACCAATGCCCAAAATGCCCAAAAAGAAGATATAAAAAAGAAAGCCGGGGATTTAATCAATGGTTTGTTTAAAAAGAAAAAACCTGCAGAACCTGCAGCACCATAA
- a CDS encoding endonuclease/exonuclease/phosphatase family protein has protein sequence MKIITWNCNMAFRKKAKFILTEQPDILIVPECENQERLVFGIDTKQPNDVFWYGNNPHKGIGVFSFGDFKIKLLDNHNPDFKYVLPLSVYNEKITLIVFAIWSQKPEKHDCYTEQVWNAVHFYSNLLDYENVILAGDFNSNSIWDKPNRVYNHSNLVDYLKNKNIFSTYHHFHNQTQGKEKDNTLFMHRKIDRPYHIDFCFASLNLIDKLENVEIGTYERWTKYSDHKPLTITLDI, from the coding sequence ATGAAAATAATAACTTGGAACTGTAATATGGCTTTCCGTAAAAAAGCGAAATTTATTCTGACTGAACAGCCAGACATTCTAATTGTGCCTGAGTGCGAAAATCAAGAACGACTTGTATTCGGAATTGACACAAAACAACCAAATGACGTTTTTTGGTATGGCAACAATCCACATAAAGGCATTGGAGTTTTTTCATTTGGCGACTTCAAAATTAAACTACTCGACAATCATAACCCAGACTTCAAATACGTTTTGCCATTATCTGTTTACAATGAAAAAATCACTTTGATAGTTTTTGCAATATGGTCGCAAAAACCTGAGAAACACGATTGCTATACGGAGCAGGTATGGAATGCTGTTCATTTTTACAGCAACTTATTAGACTATGAAAATGTAATTCTTGCGGGCGACTTTAATAGCAATTCAATTTGGGACAAACCAAACAGAGTTTACAACCACTCAAACCTTGTTGACTATTTAAAAAACAAAAATATTTTCAGCACTTATCATCATTTTCACAATCAAACCCAAGGAAAGGAAAAAGATAATACCCTTTTCATGCACCGAAAAATTGACAGACCATATCATATTGATTTCTGCTTTGCGTCTTTAAATCTTATTGACAAATTAGAAAATGTTGAAATTGGAACTTATGAAAGGTGGACAAAATACAGTGACCATAAACCATTAACCATAACGCTTGACATATGA
- a CDS encoding DUF2797 domain-containing protein encodes MTYQGVLSKMQTEFGNPIQYYLVFENSFLNMNQVLNKELEINFEGYQCLNCGKKKKIYRQGFCYDCFYSSPAVGDWIMKPELSTAHLGIEDRDLAYEEQVQLQPHIVYLALSSEVKVGVTRKTQVPTRWIDQGASQAISIVEVPNRYLAGITEVALKSHYTDKTNWRKMIQNDIVHVDLVAEKLKLEKLIPAEVQEFYHLEKNDVYQMHFPVLNYPKKVNSLNLEKEHNFKGKLVGIKGQYLIFEDGTVFNVRSFEGYVVRLEI; translated from the coding sequence ATGACTTACCAAGGCGTACTTTCTAAAATGCAAACCGAATTTGGAAATCCTATTCAATATTATTTGGTTTTCGAAAACAGTTTTTTGAACATGAATCAAGTATTGAACAAAGAGTTGGAAATTAACTTCGAGGGATACCAATGTTTGAATTGCGGCAAAAAGAAAAAAATATACCGCCAAGGTTTCTGTTACGATTGTTTCTATTCGAGTCCTGCAGTGGGCGATTGGATTATGAAACCCGAGTTGAGCACCGCGCATCTTGGGATTGAAGACCGTGATTTGGCATACGAGGAGCAGGTGCAGTTGCAACCGCATATTGTTTATTTGGCCTTGTCGAGCGAAGTAAAAGTTGGGGTGACCCGAAAAACGCAAGTGCCCACACGATGGATTGATCAAGGCGCGAGCCAGGCCATTTCAATTGTCGAAGTGCCCAATCGTTACTTGGCCGGAATTACAGAGGTCGCTCTCAAAAGCCATTATACTGATAAAACCAATTGGCGCAAAATGATCCAAAACGACATAGTTCATGTGGATTTAGTCGCCGAGAAATTAAAACTCGAAAAGTTAATCCCCGCCGAGGTGCAGGAATTTTATCATTTGGAGAAAAATGATGTTTACCAAATGCATTTCCCGGTATTGAATTACCCAAAAAAAGTAAACAGTCTTAACCTTGAAAAAGAGCATAATTTCAAAGGGAAACTAGTAGGGATTAAAGGGCAATACCTCATTTTTGAAGACGGAACCGTTTTCAATGTCCGAAGTTTTGAGGGTTATGTAGTTCGTCTGGAAATTTAA